The genome window CCAATCTTGATTTTTACTCCCTCCAATTGAACCTTGTAAGCATCATTCACGCTTAATCCTTGATAGGTTGATGTAAGAGGATCAATTGGGCTTCTCTTTCTCTCCGCTTCAATCAACTTTAAGGCTATCTCCCTATGATCCATGAACCTCAGCTCCTTTCTTCGTTTTAGCCTGCCAATGGCTTCTTATGGCCTTGGCAATCTCCTGAGCCATAGTAAAATCATCAACATCTCTTAATAAATATTTTTCAAGCACTTCACAAGCAATTTTAACTTCTTCATGAGGCCCAGGCAAAGCTATCAATCGCGCTAGCCCCACACGTCCAACAGCTATGCGTACTCCCTCCTTGTGATGACGCCTATAGTCTGGTTCAAATTTTAATATCCAAGGGGTATGCGCCTTAGGATCAAGTTGCAATATAGCCTCTATATTGCAATCCTTATCTTCTGCTCCAACACCACCTGTTATGATTATCAAGCCATATCCTTTTCCCAGAGCTTCATCTAATCTATTTACTACAGAATAAACATCATCCGCTAGAATCCCACCAAATTCCGCCTTGAATCCTAGATTACTTAAAAAGCCAATTATATAAGGAGAATTTAAATCCTGAATCTTTCCCAAAATTAACTCGGTTCCTGAAGCAAAAACCAACGCTCTTAAAGAAACCTGCTTCACAACTTCTGAAGCTAGCTCAGCAGCTCTAGAGATGAAATCATCCGCTTCTTCTTCACCTAACGCAATTAGCCCCAATATCCCTTCCGAATGAACCTTAGCATCAGGTTTCACATATACTCCCTCAATAGAGCCTAAACGCTTTAAAAGATCCTTTTCTTTACCAACAATAGCTTCCGCCTTTATCTCCCTTCTCAATATATCGAAGGCCACTAAGTTCGGTCTTACATCAACGACCATAATTTCATGAGACTCTAATTCAAGAGCTAAAGCTGCCTCTTTAGACAAATGCTCCAAATTCACATTAGACAACTCTATGCCTTCAACCCAAAAACTAGTTTTTTCAAGTAAATTCCACTTCACCTTTTTTTTTCAACTCCTTATCACATCCAAGCTAAAATCTAAAAGAGGAGCGTCTATAATAGCTCTTCCCACATCCACTATATCAGCACCAGCTTCTATAACATTCTCAATATCATCTGCTTTTACTCCACCACTAAAGGCAACCTTGACCCTCTCCTTAAAACCTCTTTCAAGAACTATCTTCTTAACACAAACTAAGTCTTTTAGCCTTCCCGTATCTACCATAAGTACTCCAGCACCTTCCCTTAAAGACTCGATAGCTTCCTCTTCCAGAGACGATACATCACCACGCAACTGAACAACTATCACCCTTCCCTTTATTTCCTTTGCTTTTCTTATGGCAGGGGCTAAACCTCCAAACATACGAATATAATTTTTGTCTAAGTAGATAAACGGTTCCTCTAAAACCCTAATACCAGCACCTCCAATTTTTATAGCCTCTCTAAAATCCTGCCTTACCTCCAAAGGAACTTTCTTCCACGCTCCACAAACCACCCTTATTCTTCCACCCGCTAACTTAACCATAAGCGCACTTGCCGTAGCTATACCAGAAACTTTACCTATAAGTCCTAGAAGGCGCTCCTCTGCCATGGCTACCTGCCAAGCATCCCCTTTTCCACAAAAAACCACATCCCCTCTTTTTATGGATACGCCATCTTCACTAATAAAATCAACATCTAGTCCTATTCTCTTTGCCTCCTCCAAAAGCCTCTTAACCCCAGCTAATATTCCTTCCTCCCTTGCCTCTATCTTAAAAATATAAAGCTTCCCCTTTAAAGGCTCAAATAATAAATCCCTTATATCCATACTAATTTATTCGTTATTATAAAATGCCTTTCTACATTAACCTCAGAGTTATTATAATTTCTAGCTTTCAAGCTGTCAAGAGACCCAAAACCCCAGTTTAAGAGATATACTTGAGCTATCAGTTCTTTAAGTAACAAACTCTCCTTACAACTTCAAATCTATTATAGCGCTTACACCAACACCCTGAACTCTCCTAAAGCGCTCTAAAGGATTTTCAGAATCTATAGGGATTAAGACATCTATTCGCGCTTTACCTTGAAATGAAACCTCAAGTCTGGCAACAGCCTTCGTTTCATCAATCGCCTTAGCGGGACCAGAAACCTGTGCAGCTCCTATATAGACACCGCTACCTACGCTAACTATAGGAACCACCTTTGTAGCATAATTATTCTTAACCCCTCGATTTAAGGTTACCTCATTAATGAAAGAGTTAAGCGGTTCTGCCATGGTCTTAACAAGCAATCCTCCGCCAACCACACCTATAAGCTCTTTAAGTCCAACCGTATAAGCTACTCCCGAGAAAAACAAGCTAAGAACTATTACAAATAACATAATCTTTTTTTTATCGAACAAGAGGACACACCTCCCTTACAAACAAGGACCACATAACTCAAAAATGAAAGATGGAGAAGCTTAAAAAGCTTGCTCTCCATCTTTTAAAAGCAATGATACTTATTAATAAGGCTTTAACGATCCTTTTCTCCCCTATACCCAAGCTCCGCAGATATACCAGCGGCCGCACTTACCACCTTCTCCACAGCCTTTGCAAGCTTCTCCCCCCTTAAGCGGGAGGTAGGACCAGAAATACTCATAGCTGCGCAAACCTTACCCGTGTAATCCCTTATAGGTGCAGCAACACACTTAAGCCCTTCCATAAACTCCTCATTATCAAACGCGTACCCTTGTTCTCGCACCTTTGCAAGCTCAGCCTCTAAAACCTCTGGATCCGTTATAGTATTTTTAGTGAACCTCTTCAATCCCTTCTCAGCTATTATTCTCTTTCGTTCTTCAGCTGGCAGAAAAGCCAATAAAACCTTTCCTACACCTGTGCAATGAGCAGGAAGTCTTGCTCCAACGCGTGATGCTATTCTTATAGATTGCTGGCTTTCCCTCTTATCTATATAAAGAACTTCCCCCTTATCAAGTATCGTTAAATGAACGGTTTCCTCCATCTCCTCTACAAGCTTTTGAAT of Synergistota bacterium contains these proteins:
- a CDS encoding molybdopterin-binding protein, whose protein sequence is MKWNLLEKTSFWVEGIELSNVNLEHLSKEAALALELESHEIMVVDVRPNLVAFDILRREIKAEAIVGKEKDLLKRLGSIEGVYVKPDAKVHSEGILGLIALGEEEADDFISRAAELASEVVKQVSLRALVFASGTELILGKIQDLNSPYIIGFLSNLGFKAEFGGILADDVYSVVNRLDEALGKGYGLIIITGGVGAEDKDCNIEAILQLDPKAHTPWILKFEPDYRRHHKEGVRIAVGRVGLARLIALPGPHEEVKIACEVLEKYLLRDVDDFTMAQEIAKAIRSHWQAKTKKGAEVHGS
- a CDS encoding nicotinate-nucleotide pyrophosphorylase; protein product: MDIRDLLFEPLKGKLYIFKIEAREEGILAGVKRLLEEAKRIGLDVDFISEDGVSIKRGDVVFCGKGDAWQVAMAEERLLGLIGKVSGIATASALMVKLAGGRIRVVCGAWKKVPLEVRQDFREAIKIGGAGIRVLEEPFIYLDKNYIRMFGGLAPAIRKAKEIKGRVIVVQLRGDVSSLEEEAIESLREGAGVLMVDTGRLKDLVCVKKIVLERGFKERVKVAFSGGVKADDIENVIEAGADIVDVGRAIIDAPLLDFSLDVIRS
- a CDS encoding IclR family transcriptional regulator, coding for MEKEHRIKSVAKALKIIEILAKDVGEMALGEIAEKMKMPKSTAHGLISTLCDFGYIDQSPFTGKYRLGFKLFELGNIVALRLEVKNVAAPYIQKLVEEMEETVHLTILDKGEVLYIDKRESQQSIRIASRVGARLPAHCTGVGKVLLAFLPAEERKRIIAEKGLKRFTKNTITDPEVLEAELAKVREQGYAFDNEEFMEGLKCVAAPIRDYTGKVCAAMSISGPTSRLRGEKLAKAVEKVVSAAAGISAELGYRGEKDR